One window of the Thermoproteales archaeon genome contains the following:
- the tgtA gene encoding tRNA guanosine(15) transglycosylase TgtA: MFEILEKDLAGRIGILETRHGKIETPAIAPVVNPSKNIIIPAKIVDLNFPLLMTNAYILKKQYGELAEELSVHRILGVEKPVMTDSGAYQLMTYGKIDVTPEEILRFEEAIGSDIGVILDLPTPPGLSQEEAKERVEETLRRAKKALEMRKGEMLLVGPVQGSIYLDLVEYSAREMSDMNFDIFAIGGFTQLMERYNFVAMADAVVRAKTWLPPDKPVHLFGGGNPVMLSLAVALGIDLFDSAAYAIYAKDLRYMTGYGVLRFERLKELPCNCPICSKYKIEDLKELPREELEQKIALHNLYVISKEIKTIKQAIHEGWLWELIERKAAGQPAIMDALCRLRKYVKFLEKHHPVTRQPVRGLTFSLPTSIWRPEIYRHVRRLDSRYLPPTCNTLLILPETPEKPYTRYGPISIIYKLIKNKGISCHIIVYSPIFGIVPIELSEIFPLSQYKVSRLITRSISKILRYALSSYLIKHSNNYTKIIFIIDDELINVKKSFIKKLKSKCPSIKTIYYSVSRIKDEKSASQFLHKILNID, translated from the coding sequence ATGTTTGAGATTTTAGAGAAAGATCTTGCCGGTAGGATTGGAATATTAGAAACTAGACATGGCAAAATCGAGACTCCGGCGATCGCTCCTGTAGTAAATCCTTCAAAAAATATAATAATACCAGCTAAAATCGTAGATCTAAATTTCCCTCTGCTTATGACTAACGCCTACATATTGAAAAAGCAATACGGCGAGCTTGCCGAAGAATTAAGTGTTCACAGGATTCTTGGAGTAGAGAAGCCTGTTATGACAGATTCGGGGGCTTACCAATTAATGACCTACGGAAAAATTGATGTAACGCCTGAGGAGATTCTAAGATTTGAAGAAGCTATAGGTTCTGATATTGGTGTAATCCTTGATTTACCCACACCTCCAGGTCTTTCGCAAGAGGAGGCTAAGGAAAGAGTTGAAGAAACTTTACGCCGCGCGAAGAAGGCCTTGGAGATGCGAAAGGGAGAAATGCTCTTGGTAGGACCAGTACAAGGAAGCATATACCTGGACTTGGTAGAATACTCTGCACGTGAAATGTCAGACATGAATTTCGATATTTTCGCTATTGGAGGATTCACACAACTAATGGAGCGATATAATTTTGTGGCAATGGCAGATGCAGTAGTAAGAGCTAAGACATGGCTGCCTCCAGATAAACCTGTACACTTGTTTGGAGGCGGGAATCCCGTTATGTTGTCCTTAGCTGTAGCTCTAGGGATAGATCTTTTCGACTCAGCAGCATATGCTATTTATGCTAAAGATTTACGGTATATGACCGGTTACGGTGTTCTGCGCTTTGAAAGGTTAAAAGAATTACCGTGTAATTGTCCTATATGCTCAAAGTATAAGATTGAAGATTTGAAAGAGCTACCGAGAGAGGAATTAGAGCAGAAGATAGCTCTTCACAATCTTTATGTTATTTCTAAAGAAATTAAAACAATAAAACAAGCAATACACGAAGGTTGGCTTTGGGAGTTAATAGAAAGAAAGGCAGCAGGTCAACCGGCTATTATGGATGCACTGTGTAGACTAAGAAAATATGTAAAATTCCTCGAAAAACATCATCCGGTTACCAGACAACCCGTGCGTGGCTTAACTTTTTCTCTACCTACGTCTATTTGGCGACCTGAAATATATAGGCATGTCAGACGACTTGATAGTAGATATCTTCCTCCAACTTGTAATACCTTGTTAATATTGCCAGAAACCCCCGAAAAACCATATACTCGTTACGGGCCAATCTCAATAATTTACAAACTAATTAAAAACAAAGGAATTTCCTGCCACATAATCGTATACTCACCAATTTTTGGGATAGTTCCAATAGAACTCTCAGAAATTTTTCCTCTGTCTCAATATAAGGTGAGTAGACTTATTACCAGAAGTATAAGTAAAATCCTCAGGTACGCCTTAAGTAGTTATCTAATCAAGCACTCAAATAACTACACAAAAATAATATTTATAATAGATGACGAGCTCATCAACGTTAAAAAATCATTCATTAAAAAATTAAAAAGTAAATGTCCAAGCATTAAAACAATATATTATAGTGTAAGCAGAATCAAGGATGAAAAATCTGCATCGCAATTTTTACATAAAATTTTAAATATAGATTAA
- a CDS encoding Lsm family RNA-binding protein, with translation MSIIDIPSRRFTAEFSAMVDKLVAVRTKSGKEYSGRLVGYESSNYSIVLADAKDMAGNEYHRIIIYGSTISEIFLIEEPLDLGELARRLEERFPRMVKYYPDSRVILVMDKIRVTEKGVEGSGPMAERVKDIFNDFIEKAKAKKIE, from the coding sequence TTGAGTATAATAGATATACCATCTAGACGATTTACCGCGGAGTTTTCGGCAATGGTTGACAAACTTGTAGCTGTGAGAACAAAAAGTGGGAAGGAATACAGTGGAAGATTAGTGGGATATGAGTCTTCAAATTACAGCATTGTACTTGCGGATGCAAAAGATATGGCAGGAAACGAATATCATAGGATTATAATATATGGAAGCACTATTTCAGAAATATTCCTAATAGAAGAACCACTAGATCTTGGTGAATTAGCTAGAAGATTAGAAGAAAGATTTCCCAGAATGGTTAAATACTATCCTGATTCTAGAGTTATACTAGTAATGGATAAAATAAGGGTTACCGAGAAAGGTGTTGAAGGATCTGGTCCAATGGCCGAAAGGGTAAAAGACATCTTCAATGATTTTATTGAAAAAGCAAAAGCTAAAAAAATAGAATAA